From a region of the Trichoderma atroviride chromosome 6, complete sequence genome:
- a CDS encoding uncharacterized protein (EggNog:ENOG41~TransMembrane:12 (i46-66o106-126i138-162o168-192i204-224o236-255i292-312o332-354i375-394o400-422i434-454o466-489i)), which yields MSNHEPHAHEDAPLLGHERQHESESISDEAPIINAARWQVKTRSSIVRTIAVVQCAIIGTGMLLLIPLYRLIEDSVCHVFYGDDSLDVIDEMKCKTDEVQAQMAYLLGWLGLFHSIMSLLSTFPFGMLADKIGRKPTILLASIGMALGPLSGPFLLGFFQSAVRKNPYILMTSSLFLLIGGGTQVVLAMLYAMAADVSSEKEKAASFLQLTFGATVGGLVGPLLNGFLMQKYGPWVPISVSICCMPFIFLSFGFLPETLPVDRRKKGGDGDLSVESLKRKVGAALVELRKALALFTNPSIPLILLTFLFQAARYTAYTSTILQYVSKHFGWRLAQTSFLLSPFGLLNLIVLAVLPRISTLLMSHRFGYSSFNKDLLLTRYSTVLLFVGAVVEGFSHNIVLFIIGLFIETFGAAVSPLARATITHYVDPEHTSTLYALISTTEIFGTFIGGPALAWCFDQGLQKKGLWIGMPWFYIALLCFIAWTGLLFVQPPAKSRSTNGNGEDERVDSHED from the exons ATGTCAAACCACGAGCCACACGCTCACGAGGACGCGCCTCTGCTGGGCCATGAGCGCCAACATGAATCCGAATCCATCAGCGACGAGGCGCCGATAATCAACGCAGCGCGATGGCAGGTCAAGACGAGGAGCTCAATTGTCAGAACCATCGCGGTGGTGCAATGCGCCATCATCGGCACcggcatgctgctgctcattcCTCTCTACCGGCTGATTGAAGACAGCGTCTGCCACGTCTTTTACGGCGACGACTCTTTGGACGtgattgatgagatgaagtGTAAAACGGACGAGGTCCAGGCCCAGATGGCATATCTGCTTGGATGGCTGGGCCTTTTCCACTCCATCATGA GCTTGCTCTCGACGTTTCCCTTTGGCATGCTTGCCGACAAGATTGGGCGCAAGCCGACGATTCTCCTCGCTTCCATCGGCATGGCCTTGGGACCCCTTTCTGGCCCGTTTTTGCTCGGATTTTTCCAGTCTGCTGTTCGCAAGAATCCGTATATCCTAATGACGAgctccctcttcctcttgatTGGCGGCGGAACCCAGGTTGTACTGGCCATGCTGTATGCCATGGCCGCTGATGTTAGCtcagaaaaggaaaa AGCTGCTAGCTTCCTTCAGCTCACATTTGGTGCTACTGTCGGTGGCCTTGTCGGCCCTCTGCTCAATGGGTTCTTGATGCAAAAGTATGGCCCTTGGGTTCCCATTTCTGTCTCCATCTGCTGCAtgcccttcatcttcctctcatTCGGCTTCCTCCCCGAGACGCTCCCGGTTGACCGGAGGAAGAAAGGAGGCGATGGCGACCTATCTGTTGAATCACTCAAGCGAAAAGTCGGCGCAGCCCTGGTTGAGCTCAGAAAAGCTCTGGCCCTGTTTACAAACCCCAGCATTCCTCTGATACTCCTTACTTTTCTGTTCCAGGCCGCACGCTACACCGCCTATACCAGCACAATTTTGCAATATGTCAGCAAACACTTTGGATGGCGCCTCGCGCAGACCAGCTTCCTCCTATCGCCCTTTGGACTTCTCAACTTGATCGTTCTGGCTGTTCTCCCTCGCATCTCCACACTCCTCATGTCACACCGCTTCGGCTACTCTTCCTTTAACAAAGATTTGCTGTTGACACGATATTCTACcgtgctgctctttgttGGCGCCGTCGTTGAAGGCTTCAGCCACAACATTGTCTTATTCATCATTGGTCTGTTCATCGAGACCTTTGGAGCCGCCGTGAGCCCCTTGGCGCGAGCCACCATAACGCACTACGTCGACCCAGAGCATACTTCCACGCTCTATGCCTTGATCAGCACGACTGAGATTTTCGGCACCTTTATCGGAGGGCCCGCGCTGGCATGGTGTTTCGACCAAGGCCTGCAGAAGAAGGGACTCTGGATTGGCATGCCTTGGTTTTACATTGCGCTGCTATGCTTCATCGCCTGGACTGGGCTTTTGTTTGTGCAGCCGCCGGCAAAGAGCAGGTCAACAAACGGAAATGGCGAGGACGAGAGAGTCGACTCTCACGAAGACTAG
- a CDS encoding uncharacterized protein (EggNog:ENOG41) has protein sequence MEDPWGSPWAADSPAKIELPAAPQNAHFSADSLFPRRNSRSPAPSRSPGFEDDDAWGGWNGGGAPDGSASGKESPGWGRSPGLKPLQMAPSVRSLSPDPWKEVALQRLDTTTLEKEERQPRARRASETSGDGRVVDSAISLGEGHELQREDTLKSGIPAVVPSLDVDATEDAWGIEVAPEAPAPDGIPVIQLKEPDSSPDVEIPVLDVKQEEHDKEPVEQLFTADEPVQKEDAIGIPNGVDTKEEQPIAAVPAIDDAAVDPEPEGDQLPPPIKIETATEPQHQPQESRDEIPESPAVSETKELESPSNTLQSQPAEQDTPWVLKDLGISYPVDLTKLDDLFPSTPAVTVEAELVPDVVIDDTFASSSERKAWYRISRFGSKRKHDLGDDDNYIRVGWSGSQIRDRTTQTVRRWMEEDSITGRVVLGRRLGGSGAVMFNWNSTAPAEIGEFLGRHSRNSSMTVRSAAPSPTASSFGWASSVPSSPAVARHPLANEFQNPDAREAQSPKEPKEPKVDSARHSLALEPPPLHTRGHIPTPIKIPPTLPIGQDEDGDDDWGDMMTATPVDSPSFTEDERGFNSNRSSIDPQSAFQFETVFDSSKVASPRIEKASKRPLSWHLGQTLAKPFKRGAKTPSTPLFPSPLSKPMTPPRVTPTRHTHTMSAGASSMQFSPARLSLSAEDEETVAKLLRDIPDLTYMLR, from the coding sequence ATGGAAGATCCCTGGGGTTCGCCGTGGGCTGCAGACTCTCCTGCAAAGATAGAGCTCCCAGCCGCGCCCCAGAATGCGCATTTCTCTGCCGACAGCCTTTTCCCTCGACGCAACTCTCGTTCGCCTGCGCCGTCACGATCGCCCGGAtttgaagacgacgatgcgtGGGGTGGGTGGAATGGCGGTGGTGCCCCCGacggcagcgccagcggcaagGAGAGTCCCGGATGGGGGAGAAGTCCTGGGCTGAAGCCATTGCAGATGGCGCCGTCGGTGAGGTCCTTGTCGCCGGATCCCTGGAAAGAGGTGGCTTTACAAAGATTGGACACGACAacgctggagaaggaggaaagacAGCCAAGAGCGAGGAGAGCTTCTGAGACGTCCGGGGACGGCCGAGTCGTGGATTCGGCAATTAGCCTTGGAGAGGGACATGAATTGCAGAGGGAGGATACTTTGAAGAGCGGCATTCCGGCTGTAGTACCGTCATTGGATGTTGATGCCACTGAGGACGCCTGGGGTATTGAAGTGGCGCCGGAAGCGCCGGCTCCAGACGGGATCCCTGTTATTCAGCTTAAAGAACCTGACTCGTCTCCGGATGTCGAGATACCAGTGCTTGACGtgaagcaggaggagcaTGATAAAGAGCCTGTTGAACAGCTGTTTACAGCTGATGAGCCCGTTCAGAAAGAGGATGCAATTGGTATCCCAAATGGCGTTGATACGAAAGAGGAGCAGCCAATAGCAGCTGTACCAGCgattgatgatgctgcagTTGATCCAGAACCGGAAGGTGACCAGCTTCCGCCGCCCATAAAAATTGAGACGGCTACAGAACCTCAGCACCAGCCTCAGGAATCGCGAGATGAGATACCCGAGTCGCCAGCTGTAAGCGAGACTAAAGAATTAGAATCGCCATCCAATACTTTGCAGTCTCAGCCAGCTGAGCAAGACACACCATGGGTCTTGAAAGATTTAGGTATATCATACCCTGTCGATCTCACCAAACTTGACGACTTGTTCCCGTCGACGCCTGCTGTTACGGTTGAAGCAGAACTTGTTCCGGACGTTGTCATAGATGACACCTTTGCTTCTAGCAGCGAGCGCAAGGCGTGGTACCGAATCTCTCGATTCGGATCCAAGAGGAAGCATGATTTGGGAGACGATGATAATTATATACGAGTTGGCTGGTCCGGATCACAAATTCGAGACCGTACTACCCAGACCgtgaggagatggatggaagaaGACTCCATCACTGGACGTGTGGTCTTGGGTAGACGGCTGGGCGGATCTGGTGCAGTCATGTTCAACTGGAACTCGACAGCACCTGCAGAAATCGGAGAGTTTCTGGGAAGGCATTCGAGAAACTCGTCAATGACGGTGAGATCTGCCGCTCCATCGCCCACTGCATCGTCGTTTGGCTGGGCGAGCAGTGTTCCATCCTCACCAGCGGTTGCTAGACATCCGTTGGCAAATGAGTTTCAGAATCCAGATGCGCGAGAAGCGCAGTCACCTAAAGAGCCGAAGGAGCCGAAAGTCGACTCGGCTCGACACTCCTTGGCTCttgagccgccgccgcttcaCACTCGGGGGCATATTCCCACACCCATCAAGATCCCACCCACTCTACCCATAGGccaagacgaagatggcgacgatgacTGGGGCGATATGATGACCGCTACCCCGGTTGATTCGCCATCTTTCACCGAGGACGAGAGAGGGTTCAACAGCAACCGTAGCAGTATTGATCCCCAGTCCGCTTTCCAGTTCGAAACGGTATTTGATAGCTCCAAAGTCGCATCGCCAAGGATTGAGAAAGCCAGCAAGCGACCCTTGTCTTGGCATCTGGGGCAGACGCTTGCCAAGCCCTTTAAACGAGGGGCCAAGACGCCTTCGACACCACTGTTCCCGAGCCCGTTGTCTAAGCCGATGACGCCGCCTCGGGTCACACCTACTCGCCATACACATACAATGTCTGCCGGCGCGTCATCGATGCAGTTTTCGCCGGCTAGACTTAGTTTGAgcgctgaagatgaggaaaccGTGGCAAAACTCTTACGGGATATCCCGGATCTGACGTATATGCTGCGCTGA
- a CDS encoding uncharacterized protein (EggNog:ENOG41) produces MDQGGVYSHSRSRTTSSNVFPPQPQHPPPMLLSHPMSNQQFNNRRSPSVSTFSNSSIQPPAAYRTSSNSDLRRSISNRSFGQPQATGYVALLRKQKATVWCDRAQYEDPRLAAQQRAAKMRANLEVSGGSRGAGSAGSSSGGRTSTGISATGKVAAKIRHHGKTPVVGYANENHVGVGGVPMRLSATEVEGESSEEEDFASRSHHRRTGSSGRSSVGSSGRRNVTYRASSGTITGQPGRRWSPGDTPERAGSLAEQPEDTMPIIDDAASGRAQSTHSGSSAERADNVGELGAAPRLASKSLMHSALTREKSVKSPEELKRRGSVDERTATLTSQRLYIANPD; encoded by the coding sequence ATGGACCAGGGAGGCGTCTACAGCCACTCGCGCTCGCGAACAACGTCTTCCAACGTCTTTCCACCGCAACCGCAGCACCCCCCGCCTATGCTTTTGTCGCACCCAATGTCGAATCAACAGTTCAACAACCGGCGATCGCCCTCTGTCAGCACCTTTAGCAACTCGAGCATACAACCGCCCGCTGCGTACCGAACTTCGTCCAACTCGGACCTCCGACGCTCCATCTCTAACCGCTCCTTTGGACAGCCCCAGGCAACCGGCTATGTAGCCCTGCTGCGCAAACAAAAGGCAACGGTATGGTGCGATCGAGCTCAGTACGAGGACCCTAGGCTGGCCGCCCAGCAGCGCGCCGCCAAGATGCGCGCCAACTTGGAGGTCAGCGGAGGGAGCCGAGGGGCTGGCTCAGCTGGATCTTCGTCAGGTGGCCGCACGAGCACGGGCATTAGCGCTACCGGAAAGGTCGCCGCCAAAATCCGCCATCACGGGAAGACGCCAGTGGTTGGGTATGCCAACGAAAACCATGTTGGCGTTGGAGGAGTGCCCATGCGCCTGAGCGCCACCGAGGTGGAAGGGGAgagcagcgaagaagaggactTTGCGTCGCGCTCGCATCACCGCAGGACGGGAAGTAGTGGACGAAGCAGCGTCGGTAGCAGCGGTCGCCGCAACGTCACCTATCGAGCCTCTTCAGGAACGATTACTGGACAGCCCGGACGGAGATGGAGCCCCGGCGATACTCCTGAAAGGGCCGGGAGCCTGGCTGAGCAGCCCGAAGACACCATGCCCATCATCGACGACGCCGCCAGCGGCAGAGCTCAGAGCACGCATAGTGGAAGCAGCGCTGAGCGCGCAGACAACGTTGGCGAGCTAGGAGCGGCCCCAAGGCTTGCGAGCAAATCTCTAATGCACTCTGCCCtcacaagagaaaagagcgtcAAATCGCCCGAGGAGCTAAAGAGACGAGGAAGCGTGGACGAGCGAACAGCCACTCTTACATCTCAGCGCCTTTACATTGCCAACCCCGATTGA
- a CDS encoding uncharacterized protein (EggNog:ENOG41~TransMembrane:15 (o40-61i73-96o102-122i134-150o162-181i275-295o315-336i394-412o418-438i854-879o891-921i967-988o994-1014i1035-1055o1075-1096i)): MIHHRAYNATACGDGFLGPGVWAEGCRGGFDFTLSFEESILSVLPSALFLLLSIPRIAYLLRTPDKTKRRSAYTPKLIVSSAYAGIQVGCLALTASSRHLDTRFSIAAAVLSLVAACCIVLLSHIEHVKSIRPSFLLTSYLFTTLLFDAARLRTEWLLSVNVAYAAVLSTSTILKLALLVLENIEKRRILLDSSKNPSTESTSGPFNRGFFVWLNSLLITGWATVLTLHDLPAIYEKLSSEKLAVIFSKRWDKVTHGGQRASLFLNTVWILKREIAGIVIPRLAVVALTIAQPFLVSQALRFLSMPKDEHSDNVGYGLIGAFAFVFIGSAILTAWYEHLTFRVGAMIRGGLIGLIYRKILRLSTSDLNESSALALMGNDIETLAERANALLIEAYANSLTVGIAVYMLYAQLGPVCVAPIVMAIISIVLCWFIGRVLVKRQTVYQKATQDRINFTSEVLGSIKAVKMLGYTERFTDLLEDKRDQDLNVGKHYREMIVWANTVGNANVSLTQAATFGAYAIVAKLSNNQSFSASQAITALSILNVMVNPLSFLLGNISAAYAAFGCFKRIQEFLLLDERIDSRQISPQLGVPTKSEQVGSRRSSMELRPLDRYTEEGERIFISEGAFSWKEKKVLSNINVSFSQTQSGSLTTIVGPIGSGKSSLLKAILGEASSTGGKISLSTPSIAFCDQTPLGDECNNQRQHCGGIRLFRRQMVRHGRRSLRFDSRLCAVARWCFDRCWRQGSEAQRRSKAETFHLLPSSDHIIALGQDGQVIEQGAFAKLRSSGKYIQSLDITDPHSDDDEDSKDSPEQDIIEEIKNLVHVSEEAEQENEAEQTVSSDRSTFKYYFSAMRPLSLAVGGGYIFGQAFSAAFRAVWLTWWGDGRGRPSNDVGYWLSIFTVLAVVEAVLISLAIMHFLLIIGPTVSKKFHTRILNAVMRAPMSFLSNTDTGSLINRFSQDLRLVDIDLPVNLAIFLFDVMTCISVTGLAVGAVSYFAAALPFIIVILLIIQRFYVRTSKQLRILEIEHKAPLYSHFLESINGLATIRAFGWILPYSTKSLSLLDSAQKPSYLLNCIQRWLTLVLDLVVAILTILLVGSLEFIDLSVQYDSTAHPVLRNISFTIHPGEKLGLVGRSGSGKSSLIQALFRMANTPTGQILLDGQDISNIPKPLIRQKLSCLTQDPFLFTNTIRFNADPLGVHSDEAITDALQRAAIWDVITSKIDAGKNPLDEKMDETFFSHGQRQLFCLGRALLKKSSILILDEPTSNIDNQTDAQIQRVIKSEFKDRTVIMIAHRLDSLLEFDTIAVLEEGSLAEIGTPKELLLQEGGVFAQLYDSDKTNKRRNSDEISRA; encoded by the exons ATGATCCACCACCGGGCCTATAACGCCACGGCATGTGGTGATGGCTTCCTTGGCCCAGGCGTCTGGGCTGAGGGCTGTCGAGGCGGTTTCGACTTCACAT TGTCTTTTGAAGAGAGCATCTTGTCTGTTCTTCCATctgctttgtttcttctcctttcgaTACCGAGAATCGCATATCTCCTACGGACCCCTGATAAAACAAAGCGTCGATCAGCATACACACCAAAGCTT ATCGTATCGAGTGCATATGCCGGCATCCAGGTCGGATGCTTGGCCCTCACAGCCTCATCACGACACCTCGACACACGattctccatcgccgccgccgttctcagcctcgtcgccgCATGCTGCATCGTCCTTCTCTCGCACATTGAGCACGTCAAGTCGATTCGTCCCTCCTTCCTCCTGACCTCGTATCTCTTCACCACTCTCCTCTTCGACGCCGCCCGATTACGGACCGAATGGCTCCTCTCCGTCAACGTCGCATACGCAGCAGTGCTCTCGACCTCGACGATATTAAAACTAGCCCTGCTCGTACTGGAAAACATCGAAAAGAGACGCATTTTGCTAGACTCGAGTAAAAACCCGTCAACGGAGAGCACGAGCGGGCCGTTCAACCgcggcttcttcgtctgGCTCAACTCGCTGCTCATCACCGGATGGGCCACCGTCTTGACACTGCACGATCTCCCCGCCATTTACGAAAAGCTTTCATCTGAAAAGCTTGCCGTGATTTTCTCGAAACGATGGGACAAGG TCACCCATGGCGGACAAAGagcctctctctttctcaacACCGTCTGGATCCTCAAGCGCGAAATTGCCGGCATTGTGATTCCTCGGTTGGCCGTCGTCGCCTTGACAATTGCCCAGCCTTTCCTGGTGTCCCAAGCGCTGCGATTTCTGTCCATGCCCAAAGACGAGCACTCTGACAATGTCGGCTACGGCTTGATCggcgcctttgcctttgtctttATCGGATCTGCT ATCTTAACGGCATGGTACGAGCATCTTACGTTCCGAGTCGGTGCCATGATCCGAGGAGGCCTCATTGGCCTCATCTATCGCAAAATACTGCGGCTTTCCACCAGCGACCTAAATGAATCGTCCGCGTTGGCGCTCATGGGCAACGACATTGAGACTCTGGCTGAACGTGCAAACGCCTTGCTCATTGAAGCGTACGCCAACTCTCTCACGgttggcatcgccgtctATATGCTGTACGCACAACTGGGTCCCGTCTGCGTTGCCCCTATTGTCATGGCTATCA TCTCCATTGTGCTGTGCTGGTTTATTGGAAGGGTGCTCGTCAAACGCCAGACCGTCTATCAAAAAGCAACGCAGGACCGCATCAATTTCACCTCTGAAGTGCTCGGTTCTATCAAAGCCGTCAAGATGCTAGGATACACGGAGCGCTTCACCGACCTGCTTGAAGACAAGCGTGACCAGGATCTGAATGTTGGTAAACACTACCGAGAGATGATTGTATGGGCCAACACAGTCG GAAACGCCAACGTCAGCTTAACTCAAGCCGCCACTTTTGGAGCCTACGCCATTGTCGCCAAGCTCAGCAACAATCAATCCTTCTCGGCATCGCAGGCCATTACTGCACTGTCCATTCTCAACGTCATGGTAAACCCGCTCAGCTTCCTCCTCGGTAACATTTCAGCCGCCTATGCCGCATTTGGCTGCTTCAAGCGTATCCAGGAATTCCTACTTCTCGACGAAAGAATCGATAGCCGGCAAATAAGTCCACAGCTGGGAGTGCCAACAAAGAGCGAGCAAGTCGGATCACGCAGAAGCAGTATGGAGCTCCGTCCGCTCGATCGTTACACCGAGGAAGGCGAGCGCATCTTTATTTCCGAGGGAGCCTTCTcgtggaaagaaaagaaagtattGAGCAACATCAATGTGTCCTTCTCACAGACACAATCCGGATCTCTCACCACGATAGTTGGTCCGATCGGCTCAGGCAAGTCGAGCTTGCTCAAGGCCATTCTCGGTGAAGCATCCTCGACTGGAGGCAAAATCTCGTTGTCGACGCCGAGCATCGCCTTCTGTGACCAAACCCCCCTGGGTGATGAATGCAACAATCAGAGACAACATTGTGGCGGAATCCGGCTTTTTCGACGACAAATGGTTCGACACGGTCGTCGAAGCCTGCGATTTGACTCAAGACTTTGCGCGGTTGCCAGATGGTGTTTCGACCGTTGTTGGAGACAAGGGAGTGAAGCTCAGCGGAGGTCAAAAGCAGAGACTT TCCACCTCTTACCCAGCTCCGATCACATCATCGCCCTCggccaagacggccaagTTATCGAGCAAGGAGCCTTTGCCAAACTTCGATCCAGCGGCAAATACATTCAGAGTCTCGACATCACCGATCCACActccgatgatgatgaagatagCAAAGACAGCCCTGAGCAAGACATTATCGAAGAGATTAAGAACCTCGTCCACGTCAGCGAAGAGGCCGAGCAAGAAAACGAAGCAGAGCAAACAGTATCAAGTGATCGCAGCACGTTCAAATACTACTTTTCCGCCATGAGACCCCTCAGTTTGGCCGTGGGTGGTGGATACATCTTTGGGCAAGCCTTCTCTGCTGCTTTCAGGG ctGTCTGGCTTACCTGGTGGGGTGATGGCCGAGGACGACCCAGCAACGACGTGGGTTACTGGTTAAGTATTTTCACTGTCTTGGCCGTTGTAGAAGCTGTATTGATCTCCCTGGCAATCAT GCACTTCTTATTGATCATCGGACCTACCGTCAGCAAAAAGTTCCACACCAGAATTTTGAACGCAGTCATGAG GGCTCCAATGTCATTTCTTTCCAACACTGACACTGGCTCACTCATTAACCG ATTCAGCCAAGACTTGCGCCTAGTCGATATTGACCTCCCTGTCAATCTCgccattttcctctttg ATGTCATGACTTGTATTAGTGTTACCGGACTGGCTGTTGGAGCAGTCAGCTACTTCGCCGCCGCTCTccccttcatcatcgtcatcctcctcataaTCCAACGATTCTACGTTCGAACCTCCAAGCAACTTCGTATTCTAGA GATCGAACACAAAGCCCCACTATACTCGCACTTCCTCGAATCCATCAACGGCCTCGCCACAATCCGCGCCTTTGGCTGGATCCTCCCCTACTCCACCAAGagcctctccctcctcgaTAGCGCACAGAAGCCCTCCTATCTTCTCAACTGCATTCAGCGATGGCTTACACTCGTCCTCGACTTGGTCGTTGCGATTCTCACCATCCTGCTCGTT GGCTCTCTCGAATTCATCGACTTATCAGTACAATACGA CTCCACCGCCCATCCCGTCCTCCGCAACATCTCCTTCACCATCCACCCAGGTGAAaagctcggcctcgtcggtcgcagcggcagcggcaaaagcTCTCTCATCCAAGCTCTCTTCCGCATGGCCAACACCCCCACCGGCCAAATCCTCCTTGACGGCCAAGACATCTCGAATATCCCCAAGCCCCTCATCCGCCAGAAACTCAGCTGCCTCACCCAGGatcctttcctcttcaccaaCACGATACGCTTCAACGCCGACCCTCTTGGCGTTCACTCCGATGAGGCAATCACCGACGCACTTCAGCGAGCCGCCATCTGGGATGTCATCACCTCCAAGATAGACGCCGGTAAAAATCCCCTCGATGAGAAAATGGACGaaactttcttctctcacGGGCAGCGGCAGCTATTCTGTCTGGGCAGAGCACTCCTTAAGAAGAGCAGCATTCTCATCCTGGATGAGCCAACCAGCAA CATCGATAACCAAACCGACGCGCAAATTCAGCGTGTCATCAAATCCGAGTTCAAAGACCGCACAGTCATCATGATTGCCCACCGGCTTGACTCACTACTGGAATTCGACACAATCGCTGTGCTAGAAGAAGGTTCGCTGGCGGAAATTGGCACTCCCAAAGAATTACTATTGCAAGAAGGTGGTGTTTTTGCGCAGTTGTATGATTCTGATAAAACTAATAAGAGGAGGAACTCGGACGAAATCTCACGAGCATGA
- a CDS encoding uncharacterized protein (BUSCO:EOG092D4DDX), giving the protein MTQLTMPLFEVSHNVRESESSNRKRNHDEFSAEAGKAEMAEDVKNIPPVSIQEPEDDSAQCLSSPLSSPALSEVLGDDTLLANDLISLSTSSESTKQETSGSSALQQSSSKSATNANPPPKRKRLTPAEKEARDKELVERKKEREEKAVAQAAGKAADKAKKDEEKAKKEEEKAARAKEKEEKRKLKEEEDRAKADKKRKKEEELQRIQEEKDRKARSQKTLGSFFKIPSTPKKAETDDAAKDNSPAKINSSAAEGKPTNSEYSKMFKPFFVKANARLAPMVSQMDKTIQEAKSKALDDYIANQQQNNGAPLKFDPVDVFSFSNLPPPRGKLHQPVRHIMETAYKAAQNSEKNGSADASNIFTQVRTGLSKIPLKVIAFSQDVRPPYYGTVTFKAFALGKGNMYKLARRSMHRRLPLDYEYDSEAEWQDEEEGEDLDMEDEEEEQDDEDDMDGFLDDSEDVGVSRRIFADTLQPDIVGPFFEGQNRKGSALALHEKKMEFIHEGFDMQWDIDPFSTKYWELEPATKAPKGKAPKTIKSENDAKALPPVPTNAFAALGSAGNSNSAPGKLVKPELLNGVKQAILDNKALSKVGIVDFIFHQFRDSASRLEVKNTIEHVAEKKGAGRIKEWELKPGHEITL; this is encoded by the exons ATGACGCAATTAACAATGCCTCTGTTTGAGGTATCACATAACGTCAGAGAGTCGGAATCCTCTAATCGAAAGAGAAATCACGATGAGTTCTCTGCTGAAGCAGGCAAAGCTGAAATGGCAGAAGATGTTAAGAACATCCCGCCCGTGAGCATACAAGAGCCTGAAGATGACT CAGCCCAGTGTCTATCCTCTCCTTTATCCTCTCCAGCTCTATCAGAAGTTCTAGGCGACGACACGCTATTAGCAAACGATCTAATCTCACTGTCAACATCGTCAGAATCCACAAAACAAGAGACATCAGGGTCATCCGCGCTGCAGCAATCAAGTTCGAAATCTGCTACAAATGCCAATCCGCCCCCGAAGCGGAAGCGTCTAACTccagcagaaaaagaagcccgGGATAAGGAGCTTGtcgagaggaagaaggagcgCGAGGAGAAGGCAGTGGCTCAAGCGGCCGGAAAAGCTgctgacaaggccaagaaagatgaagaaaaggccaaaaaagaagaggaaaaagcagcaagagcaaaggaaaaggaggaaaagcgaaagttgaaagaagaagaggatcgTGCCAAGGCTgacaagaagcgaaagaaggaagaggagctgcagcgcaTTCAGGAGGAAAAGGACCGAAAGGCTAGAAGTCAGAAGACACTgggaagcttcttcaagatccCCAGTACCCCTAAGAAAGCCGAAACAGATGATGCGGCAAAAGATAATAGCCCCGCCAAGATCAATTCATCGGCGGCAGAGGGAAAACCAACAAACTCGGAATATTCAAAGATGTTCAAACCGTTCTTCGTCAAAGCAAACGCCCGATTAGCACCCATGGTATCACAAATGGATAAGACGATACAAGAAGCGAAATCAAAGGCCTTGGACGACTATATCGCGAACCAGCAGCAGAACAACGGTGCCCCTCTCAAATTCGATCCTGTGGAtgtcttttccttctcgaATCTTCCTCCACCTCGCGGTAAACTGCATCAGCCGGTTCGGCACATAATGGAGACTGCATATAAGGCTGCACAAAACTCAGAAAAGAACGGCAGTGCAGATGCTAGCAACATTTTCACCCAAGTCCGAACGGGACTGAGCAAGATTCCTCTGAAAGTAATTGCCTTCTCCCAGGACGTGCGCCCGCCTTACTACGGTACAGTGACATTTAAAGCTTTTGCCCTCGGCAAAGGAAATATGTATAAGCTGGCGAGAAGATCTATGCACCGTCGACTGCCTCTGGACTATGAGTATGACTCTGAAGCCGAATGgcaggatgaagaagagggcgaggatcTTGACatggaggacgaggaagaagagcaggatgatgaggacgacaTGGATGGCTTTCTCGACGATTCTGAGGATGTTGGTGTCTCCAGAAGAATATTTGCGGATACTCTGCAGCCCGACATCGTAGGCCCATTTTTTGAGGGCCAGAATCGAAAGGGCTCAGCCTTGGCATTAcacgagaagaagatggaattcATCCATG AAGGATTTGATATGCAATGGGACATTGACCCCTTTTCAACTAAATATTGGGAGCTAGAGCCTGCTACGAAGGCtcccaagggcaaggccCCAAAGACTATTAAATCTGAAAACGATGCCAAAGCTCTTCCACCAGTCCCAACAAACGCCTTCGCCGCGCTGGGCAGTGCGGGTAATTCGAACTCAGCCCCGGGCAAGTTGGTCAAACCTGAGCTTTTGAACGGAGTCAAGCAGGCCATTCTAGACAACAAAGCTCTTTCCAAGGTCGGCATTGTTgatttcatcttccatcagTTTAGAGATAGCGCCTCTCGGTTGGAAGTCAAAAACACCATTGAGCATGTTGCGGAAAAGAAAGGTGCCGGTCGAATCAAGGAATGGGAGCTGAAACCCGGCCATGAAATCACCCTATGA